A portion of the Marinobacter alexandrii genome contains these proteins:
- a CDS encoding DUF4145 domain-containing protein, which yields MYIDFHKYNYELVPSQKVDQFKQRDQESYKSLLRRWFDENLDEIVDRKWEIEEIHYLKNISDFIKLVREGEQLFEFGFYTGCISLIGVASEDFCRYISGQLGKPEYENLTQFNRLKNLKSDGLISNATYSLLDSIRKIRNDCLHYNQNFKQKDISELRSDAIKVLNNIKNTLKRMLGESEVDFQSNLTTVISEIGSNEGTRNKDEIAIKVKNAISHLLNFPVAFDPNSKFQIRTSVFEILEIDADYDEISLKDLISEIPVIVEFPKKEREYYQDKELNTRDKVSATLISMIDQNGLTGEWTIIDINKI from the coding sequence ATGTATATCGACTTTCATAAATACAACTATGAATTAGTTCCCTCTCAAAAGGTAGATCAATTCAAACAAAGGGACCAGGAGAGTTATAAATCTCTGTTAAGGAGGTGGTTTGATGAAAACCTAGATGAAATAGTTGATCGAAAATGGGAAATTGAAGAAATCCATTACTTAAAAAACATAAGTGATTTCATAAAATTAGTTCGTGAAGGTGAACAGCTTTTTGAGTTTGGATTTTATACTGGTTGTATTTCACTGATTGGTGTCGCTAGTGAAGACTTTTGTAGATATATCTCCGGTCAACTGGGGAAACCGGAATATGAAAATCTCACTCAGTTTAACCGATTGAAAAACCTTAAATCTGATGGCTTAATTTCCAACGCTACATACAGTTTGCTTGATAGTATCAGGAAAATCAGGAATGATTGTTTACACTATAATCAAAACTTCAAGCAAAAGGACATTAGTGAACTCAGATCTGATGCAATCAAAGTGTTGAATAATATAAAGAACACATTGAAAAGAATGCTTGGTGAAAGTGAAGTTGATTTTCAGTCTAACTTAACTACTGTTATTTCAGAGATTGGATCGAATGAAGGCACAAGGAATAAGGACGAAATTGCGATTAAAGTAAAAAACGCAATATCACACCTTCTCAATTTTCCAGTTGCCTTTGATCCTAATTCAAAGTTTCAAATTAGGACTTCTGTCTTTGAAATATTGGAGATTGATGCGGATTATGACGAGATATCACTCAAAGATTTAATTAGTGAAATACCTGTGATTGTTGAATTTCCCAAAAAAGAGAGAGAGTACTACCAAGACAAAGAACTCAACACTAGGGATAAAGTCAGCGCAACCTTAATATCTATGATTGATCAAAACGGATTAACTGGTGAATGGACCATAATAGATATCAACAAAATATAG